A single region of the Anomaloglossus baeobatrachus isolate aAnoBae1 chromosome 2, aAnoBae1.hap1, whole genome shotgun sequence genome encodes:
- the SSH2 gene encoding protein phosphatase Slingshot homolog 2 isoform X2 — protein sequence MCRRCGQSRAGSAAGPVPMTVSSTDPGDGQEGSGHLCAICGGKMIPHFSENAVISQNTINQLISESFLTVKGAALFLPRGNGSSTPRINHRRNKHAGDLQQHLQAMFTLLRPEDNIRLAVKLESTYQNRTRYMVVVSTNGRQDTEESIVLGMDFACNDSSSCTMGLVLPLWSDTLIHLDGDGGFSVSTDNRVHIFKPVSVQAMWSALQSLHKACEVARANNYYPGSLFLTWVSYYESHINSDQTSVNEWNAMQDVQSHRSDSPVLFTDVPTERERTERLIKIKLREIMMQKDLENITSKEIRTELEMQMVCNLREFKEFIDNEMIVILGQMDSPTEIFDHVYLGSEWNASNLEDLQNRGVRYILNVTREIDNFFPGVFEYHNIRVYDEEGTDLLAYWNDTYKFISKAKKHGAKCLVHCKMGVSRSASTVIAYAMKEYGWNLDRAFDYVKERRTVTKPNPSFMKQLEEYQGILLASKQRHNKLWRSHSDSDLSDHHEPIGKTGMDTNKKDITSSAEQLSDMHHSFTLGPQTDNCNPTYPISTSLCNTTQARYEFTSYDYHTGQIEDILNLNTVNGCSVRCCSEESSVILDNCRTDRIPEDLSPISESLTGQSDLPDLTLEDMEKDALKNEVICHLLPLRDLGSHTGDLQESPDQSSFTSQSEDMSGDRIDFLSALEKFVELSQENRPRTCSTTRGDDQTSNVRNGVLKGSLAEASLSESLADKPRVNVDVSSTPQASEDSSTDEEQPKEVSEPVVQDHLPKSHSENAISVKEIITEIESFNQGVGQCQQKTDNLSSQVQAPKRNTIHDLSLESVWEPESNCKEQSEASTSPPHDKSKDQKSKASSQEDSETSSETNDHPDVPGQAPKWCAGSVRRATLEFEERLRQEHEQQQQHQHTAAVPTRKNSKNDSAFCETAPKYKLEDSLLDAPDNEKDKKVKIKVTGLDSSELLRSETSTESQSSPLSDHHFVHMKQDLNHSELAIKAKGQGNENESFITKPLENDGSVQCPKKVEDLEHNFVIQCYDSNDNDLGHHEFSVSSEDLVVESNAPSLEAPLENVSASASGGSSAQSESLPLTLGSLEVTFPSDSNQEEHNLVIDLKDTSVVSPIVPSPNYQCHPCTIVLEGATEDCTSTDESLGNLSAYSDKYQGDAFMGLGELMQREADSALSQLSHEDLHLINKLTENIRELREVLDVSAFSFGLPHSSSSDSIKDFSSNPGVVKQRAKEIEARIRQAGLTTPSQMKRSASLAKLGCLELSKDDLSERDSVSSENNQTYPDMLQSSLRIVPGNYESDSDIKSEDPPEKLCILSVQPSSGLEPTKHFVEQIKTAECVAKSKPVDKPLVQYAKEFGSTQQGIASPESELTVSQGHLHPPVVLDPSVPLITITPKHEHGRTHPLRRLKKTNEKKRTTNPLYNTM from the exons GGGACCTTCAGCAACACCTCCAAGCCATGTTCACACTCCTCCGCCCCGAGGACAACATCCGCTTG GCCGTAAAATTGGAAAGCACCTACCAGAACCGTACCCGATATATGGTGGTCGTATCAACAAACGGAAGGCAGGACACTGAGGAGAGCATTGTGCTGGGGATGGATTTTGCATGTAATGACAG CAGTTCTTGTACCATGGGCCTAGTTCTTCCTTTGTGGAGTGACACACTTATACACCTGGATGGGGATGG GGGGTTCAGTGTATCTACAGACAACAGGGTTCACATATTTAAGCCAGTGTCCGTTCAAGCCATGTG gtctgcaTTGCAAAGCTTGCACAAAGCCTGCGAGGTAGCTCGTGCCAACAATTACTACCCAGGCAGCCTTTTCTTAACGTGGGTTAGTTACTATGAAAGTCATATTAACTCTGACCAGACGTCGGTCAACGAATGGAATGCTATGCAGGATGTTCAGTCCCACCGCTCCGATTCTCCGGTGCTCTTCACCGACGT CCCAACCGAGCGAGAACGCACAGAACGTCTGATTAAAATTAAATTAAGAGAAATCATGATGCAGAAGGACCTGGAAAACATTACATCCAAAGAG ATCCGGACCGAGCTGGAGATGCAGATGGTGTGTAACCTGAGAGAATTCAAAGAGTTCATTGACAATGAGATGATTGTGATCCTCGGACAGATGGATAGCCCCACCGAAATCTTTGACCATGTGTATCTG GGCTCTGAATGGAACGCCTCCAATCTGGAAGATCTGCAGAATAGGGG GGTCAGATACATTTTGAACGTCACAAGGGAGATCGATAATTTTTTTCCTGGTGTCTTTGAATATCACAATATCCGAGTGTATGATGAGGAAGGCACAGACCTGCTGGCGTATTGGAATGATACATACAAATTCATCTCTAAAGCTAA AAAACATGGAGCTAAATGTCTTGTGCACTGTAAAATGGGAGTCAGCCGCTCCGCGTCCACTGTGATTGCTTACGCTATGAAAGAGTATGGCTGGAACCTGGATAGAGCTTTTGACTATGTGAAGGAGAGGCGAACCGTTACCAAACCTAACCCTAGTTTCATGAAACAACTGGAGGAATATCAGGGCATTCTGCTAGCAAG CAAACAGAGGCACAACAAGCTATGGCGTTCTCACTCAGACAGCGACCTATCTGATCACCATGAACCCATTGGGAAAACCGGAATGGACACGAACAAAAAGGACATTACATCGTCAGCGGAGCAGCTCTCGGACATGCATCATTCCTTTACACTGGGACCTCAAACTGATAACTGTAACCCGACTTACCCCATCAGCACCTCTTTGTGCAACACAACACAAGCACGCTACGAGTTTACATCTTATGACTATCACACTGGACAAATAGAGGATATTCTAAATCTCAACACAGTGAATGGCTGCTCTGTGCGCTGCTGCTCTGAAGAGTCGTCCGTCATCCTGGACAATTGTAGAACTGATAGGATCCCAGAGGACTTGTCTCCAATTTCTGAAAGCTTAACTGGTCAGTCTGATCTACCTGACCTGACGTTGGAAGACATGGAGAAGGATGCACTGAAGAATGAGGTCATCTGCCATCTCCTGCCACTGAGAGATCTAGGATCACACACTGGTGATCTCCAAGAATCTCCTGATCAATCCTCTTTTACCTCCCAATCTGAGGACATGAGCGGGGACAGAATTGATTTCCTAAGTGCACTGGAGAAGTTTGTTGAATTATCTCAGGAGAATCGGCCTCGGACATGCTCCACCACCCGAGGAGATGACCAGACCAGCAATGTTAGGAATGGTGTCCTGAAGGGTTCTTTGGCAGAGGCATCTTTGTCTGAAAGTCTTGCGGATAAACCAAGAGTAAATGTAGATGTTAGCAGCACCCCTCAGGCCTCAGAAGACTCCTCTACAGACGAGGAGCAGCCAAAG gagGTCTCTGAACCAGTTGTTCAAGATCATCTCCCTAAATCCCACTCTGAAAATGCAATATCTGTGAAGGAGATAATCACAGAGATCGAGTCTTTCAACCAGGGAGTAGGCCAGTGCCAACAGAAAACAGACAATCTGTCTAGCCAAGTACAAGCACCAAAGAGAAATACAATCCACGATCTGTCACTTGAATCTGTTTGGGAGCCAGAAAGCAACTGCAAGGAGCAAAGTGAGGCCAGCACATCACCGCCACATGATAAGTCTAAAGACCAGAAGTCCAAAGCAAGTTCTCAGGAAGATTCTGAAACCTCAAGTGAAACGAATGACCACCCGGACGTTCCAGGCCAGGCTCCAAAGTGGTGTGCTGGCTCCGTCAGAAGGGCCACATTGGAGTTTGAGGAACGTTTAAGGCAAGAGcatgagcagcagcaacagcatcaGCATACCGCAGCTGTGCCAACCAGGAAAAATTCCAAGAATGACTCTGCTTTTTGTGAGACTGCTCCAAAATATAAACTTGAAGACTCTTTGCTCGATGCTCCAGATAATGAAAAGGATAAAAAGGTAAAAATCAAAGTTACAGGGTTAgactcttcagaacttctccgatcTGAGACATCTACAGAGTCACAGTCCTCTCCGTTGTCTGACCATCATTTTGTGCACATGAAGCAAGACCTGAATCACTCAGAGCTAGCAATTAAAGCTAAAGGACAAGGAAACGAGAATGAGTCTTTTATTACCAAACCTTTAGAGAATGATGGCTCAGTACAGTGTCCAAAGAAAGTAGAAGATCTAGAGCATAATTTTGTAATTCAATGCTATGATAGCAATGACAACGATCTCGGTCATCATGAGTTCAGCGTCAGTAGTGAAGACTTAGTTGTAGAGTCGAATGCTCCATCCTTAGAAGCACCTTTAGAAAATGTCAGCGCAAGTGCATCGGGCGGGTCCTCTGCACAAAGTGAAAGCCTACCTTTGACATTGGGTTCACTGGAAGTAACTTTTCCATCTGACAGCAACCAAGAAGAGCACAATCTTGTCATTGATTTAAAAGACACTAGTGTAGTCAGTCCGATTGTTCCTAGTCCTAATTACCAGTGTCACCCTTGCACCATCGTTTTAGAAGGCGCCACTGAAGATTGCACCAGTACTGATGAAAGTTTAGGCAACCTGTCAGCCTATTCAGACAAGTACCAAGGTGACGCTTTCATGGGACTTGGCGAATTGATGCAAAGGGAAGCAGACAGTGCCTTGTCCCAGTTGAGCCATGAAGATCTTCATTTAATCAACAAGCTTACTGAGAACATACGTGAACTGCGCGAAGTGTTGGATGTTTCCGCCTTCTCTTTTGGCCTTCCTCATAGTTCAAGTAGTGACAGCATCAAAGACTTTAGTAGCAACCCAGGCGTTGTCAAACAAAGAGCTAAGGAAATCGAGGCACGGATTCGGCAAGCTGGTCTCACCACTCCGTCCCAGATGAAACGCTCGGCATCTCTGGCCAAATTGGGCTGTTTAGAACTCTCTAAAGACGATTTGTCAGAGAGGGACTCTGTCTCATCGGAAAATAATCAGACTTACCCTGACATGCTTCAGAGTTCTCTCAGGATCGTGCCAGGAAATTATGAATCTGATTCTGATATAAAATCAGAAGATCCACCCGAAAAGCTTTGCATTCTGTCCGTGCAGCCCTCCTCAGGACTGGAACCCACAAAACATTTTGTAGAACAGATCAAAACTGCAGAGTGTGTCGCAAAGAGCAAGCCAGTGGATAAGCCTCTTGTGCAGTATGCCAAAGAGTTTGGTTCAACTCAGCAGGGTATAGCAAGTCCTGAGTCTGAATTAACTGTCTCCCAGGGGCACCTTCACCCACCAGTGGTACTCGACCCCTCAGTCCCACTAATAACTATCACTCCCAAGCACGAACATGGTAGAACTCATCCTTTGAGAAGACTTAAAAAGACCAATGAGAAGAAGAGAACAACCAATCCATTATATAATACCATGTAA
- the SSH2 gene encoding protein phosphatase Slingshot homolog 2 isoform X3, translated as MALVTVQRSPTPSTTSSPCVSEADSGEEECRSQPRSISESFLTVKGAALFLPRGNGSSTPRINHRRNKHAGDLQQHLQAMFTLLRPEDNIRLAVKLESTYQNRTRYMVVVSTNGRQDTEESIVLGMDFACNDSSSCTMGLVLPLWSDTLIHLDGDGGFSVSTDNRVHIFKPVSVQAMWSALQSLHKACEVARANNYYPGSLFLTWVSYYESHINSDQTSVNEWNAMQDVQSHRSDSPVLFTDVPTERERTERLIKIKLREIMMQKDLENITSKEIRTELEMQMVCNLREFKEFIDNEMIVILGQMDSPTEIFDHVYLGSEWNASNLEDLQNRGVRYILNVTREIDNFFPGVFEYHNIRVYDEEGTDLLAYWNDTYKFISKAKKHGAKCLVHCKMGVSRSASTVIAYAMKEYGWNLDRAFDYVKERRTVTKPNPSFMKQLEEYQGILLASKQRHNKLWRSHSDSDLSDHHEPIGKTGMDTNKKDITSSAEQLSDMHHSFTLGPQTDNCNPTYPISTSLCNTTQARYEFTSYDYHTGQIEDILNLNTVNGCSVRCCSEESSVILDNCRTDRIPEDLSPISESLTGQSDLPDLTLEDMEKDALKNEVICHLLPLRDLGSHTGDLQESPDQSSFTSQSEDMSGDRIDFLSALEKFVELSQENRPRTCSTTRGDDQTSNVRNGVLKGSLAEASLSESLADKPRVNVDVSSTPQASEDSSTDEEQPKEVSEPVVQDHLPKSHSENAISVKEIITEIESFNQGVGQCQQKTDNLSSQVQAPKRNTIHDLSLESVWEPESNCKEQSEASTSPPHDKSKDQKSKASSQEDSETSSETNDHPDVPGQAPKWCAGSVRRATLEFEERLRQEHEQQQQHQHTAAVPTRKNSKNDSAFCETAPKYKLEDSLLDAPDNEKDKKVKIKVTGLDSSELLRSETSTESQSSPLSDHHFVHMKQDLNHSELAIKAKGQGNENESFITKPLENDGSVQCPKKVEDLEHNFVIQCYDSNDNDLGHHEFSVSSEDLVVESNAPSLEAPLENVSASASGGSSAQSESLPLTLGSLEVTFPSDSNQEEHNLVIDLKDTSVVSPIVPSPNYQCHPCTIVLEGATEDCTSTDESLGNLSAYSDKYQGDAFMGLGELMQREADSALSQLSHEDLHLINKLTENIRELREVLDVSAFSFGLPHSSSSDSIKDFSSNPGVVKQRAKEIEARIRQAGLTTPSQMKRSASLAKLGCLELSKDDLSERDSVSSENNQTYPDMLQSSLRIVPGNYESDSDIKSEDPPEKLCILSVQPSSGLEPTKHFVEQIKTAECVAKSKPVDKPLVQYAKEFGSTQQGIASPESELTVSQGHLHPPVVLDPSVPLITITPKHEHGRTHPLRRLKKTNEKKRTTNPLYNTM; from the exons GGGACCTTCAGCAACACCTCCAAGCCATGTTCACACTCCTCCGCCCCGAGGACAACATCCGCTTG GCCGTAAAATTGGAAAGCACCTACCAGAACCGTACCCGATATATGGTGGTCGTATCAACAAACGGAAGGCAGGACACTGAGGAGAGCATTGTGCTGGGGATGGATTTTGCATGTAATGACAG CAGTTCTTGTACCATGGGCCTAGTTCTTCCTTTGTGGAGTGACACACTTATACACCTGGATGGGGATGG GGGGTTCAGTGTATCTACAGACAACAGGGTTCACATATTTAAGCCAGTGTCCGTTCAAGCCATGTG gtctgcaTTGCAAAGCTTGCACAAAGCCTGCGAGGTAGCTCGTGCCAACAATTACTACCCAGGCAGCCTTTTCTTAACGTGGGTTAGTTACTATGAAAGTCATATTAACTCTGACCAGACGTCGGTCAACGAATGGAATGCTATGCAGGATGTTCAGTCCCACCGCTCCGATTCTCCGGTGCTCTTCACCGACGT CCCAACCGAGCGAGAACGCACAGAACGTCTGATTAAAATTAAATTAAGAGAAATCATGATGCAGAAGGACCTGGAAAACATTACATCCAAAGAG ATCCGGACCGAGCTGGAGATGCAGATGGTGTGTAACCTGAGAGAATTCAAAGAGTTCATTGACAATGAGATGATTGTGATCCTCGGACAGATGGATAGCCCCACCGAAATCTTTGACCATGTGTATCTG GGCTCTGAATGGAACGCCTCCAATCTGGAAGATCTGCAGAATAGGGG GGTCAGATACATTTTGAACGTCACAAGGGAGATCGATAATTTTTTTCCTGGTGTCTTTGAATATCACAATATCCGAGTGTATGATGAGGAAGGCACAGACCTGCTGGCGTATTGGAATGATACATACAAATTCATCTCTAAAGCTAA AAAACATGGAGCTAAATGTCTTGTGCACTGTAAAATGGGAGTCAGCCGCTCCGCGTCCACTGTGATTGCTTACGCTATGAAAGAGTATGGCTGGAACCTGGATAGAGCTTTTGACTATGTGAAGGAGAGGCGAACCGTTACCAAACCTAACCCTAGTTTCATGAAACAACTGGAGGAATATCAGGGCATTCTGCTAGCAAG CAAACAGAGGCACAACAAGCTATGGCGTTCTCACTCAGACAGCGACCTATCTGATCACCATGAACCCATTGGGAAAACCGGAATGGACACGAACAAAAAGGACATTACATCGTCAGCGGAGCAGCTCTCGGACATGCATCATTCCTTTACACTGGGACCTCAAACTGATAACTGTAACCCGACTTACCCCATCAGCACCTCTTTGTGCAACACAACACAAGCACGCTACGAGTTTACATCTTATGACTATCACACTGGACAAATAGAGGATATTCTAAATCTCAACACAGTGAATGGCTGCTCTGTGCGCTGCTGCTCTGAAGAGTCGTCCGTCATCCTGGACAATTGTAGAACTGATAGGATCCCAGAGGACTTGTCTCCAATTTCTGAAAGCTTAACTGGTCAGTCTGATCTACCTGACCTGACGTTGGAAGACATGGAGAAGGATGCACTGAAGAATGAGGTCATCTGCCATCTCCTGCCACTGAGAGATCTAGGATCACACACTGGTGATCTCCAAGAATCTCCTGATCAATCCTCTTTTACCTCCCAATCTGAGGACATGAGCGGGGACAGAATTGATTTCCTAAGTGCACTGGAGAAGTTTGTTGAATTATCTCAGGAGAATCGGCCTCGGACATGCTCCACCACCCGAGGAGATGACCAGACCAGCAATGTTAGGAATGGTGTCCTGAAGGGTTCTTTGGCAGAGGCATCTTTGTCTGAAAGTCTTGCGGATAAACCAAGAGTAAATGTAGATGTTAGCAGCACCCCTCAGGCCTCAGAAGACTCCTCTACAGACGAGGAGCAGCCAAAG gagGTCTCTGAACCAGTTGTTCAAGATCATCTCCCTAAATCCCACTCTGAAAATGCAATATCTGTGAAGGAGATAATCACAGAGATCGAGTCTTTCAACCAGGGAGTAGGCCAGTGCCAACAGAAAACAGACAATCTGTCTAGCCAAGTACAAGCACCAAAGAGAAATACAATCCACGATCTGTCACTTGAATCTGTTTGGGAGCCAGAAAGCAACTGCAAGGAGCAAAGTGAGGCCAGCACATCACCGCCACATGATAAGTCTAAAGACCAGAAGTCCAAAGCAAGTTCTCAGGAAGATTCTGAAACCTCAAGTGAAACGAATGACCACCCGGACGTTCCAGGCCAGGCTCCAAAGTGGTGTGCTGGCTCCGTCAGAAGGGCCACATTGGAGTTTGAGGAACGTTTAAGGCAAGAGcatgagcagcagcaacagcatcaGCATACCGCAGCTGTGCCAACCAGGAAAAATTCCAAGAATGACTCTGCTTTTTGTGAGACTGCTCCAAAATATAAACTTGAAGACTCTTTGCTCGATGCTCCAGATAATGAAAAGGATAAAAAGGTAAAAATCAAAGTTACAGGGTTAgactcttcagaacttctccgatcTGAGACATCTACAGAGTCACAGTCCTCTCCGTTGTCTGACCATCATTTTGTGCACATGAAGCAAGACCTGAATCACTCAGAGCTAGCAATTAAAGCTAAAGGACAAGGAAACGAGAATGAGTCTTTTATTACCAAACCTTTAGAGAATGATGGCTCAGTACAGTGTCCAAAGAAAGTAGAAGATCTAGAGCATAATTTTGTAATTCAATGCTATGATAGCAATGACAACGATCTCGGTCATCATGAGTTCAGCGTCAGTAGTGAAGACTTAGTTGTAGAGTCGAATGCTCCATCCTTAGAAGCACCTTTAGAAAATGTCAGCGCAAGTGCATCGGGCGGGTCCTCTGCACAAAGTGAAAGCCTACCTTTGACATTGGGTTCACTGGAAGTAACTTTTCCATCTGACAGCAACCAAGAAGAGCACAATCTTGTCATTGATTTAAAAGACACTAGTGTAGTCAGTCCGATTGTTCCTAGTCCTAATTACCAGTGTCACCCTTGCACCATCGTTTTAGAAGGCGCCACTGAAGATTGCACCAGTACTGATGAAAGTTTAGGCAACCTGTCAGCCTATTCAGACAAGTACCAAGGTGACGCTTTCATGGGACTTGGCGAATTGATGCAAAGGGAAGCAGACAGTGCCTTGTCCCAGTTGAGCCATGAAGATCTTCATTTAATCAACAAGCTTACTGAGAACATACGTGAACTGCGCGAAGTGTTGGATGTTTCCGCCTTCTCTTTTGGCCTTCCTCATAGTTCAAGTAGTGACAGCATCAAAGACTTTAGTAGCAACCCAGGCGTTGTCAAACAAAGAGCTAAGGAAATCGAGGCACGGATTCGGCAAGCTGGTCTCACCACTCCGTCCCAGATGAAACGCTCGGCATCTCTGGCCAAATTGGGCTGTTTAGAACTCTCTAAAGACGATTTGTCAGAGAGGGACTCTGTCTCATCGGAAAATAATCAGACTTACCCTGACATGCTTCAGAGTTCTCTCAGGATCGTGCCAGGAAATTATGAATCTGATTCTGATATAAAATCAGAAGATCCACCCGAAAAGCTTTGCATTCTGTCCGTGCAGCCCTCCTCAGGACTGGAACCCACAAAACATTTTGTAGAACAGATCAAAACTGCAGAGTGTGTCGCAAAGAGCAAGCCAGTGGATAAGCCTCTTGTGCAGTATGCCAAAGAGTTTGGTTCAACTCAGCAGGGTATAGCAAGTCCTGAGTCTGAATTAACTGTCTCCCAGGGGCACCTTCACCCACCAGTGGTACTCGACCCCTCAGTCCCACTAATAACTATCACTCCCAAGCACGAACATGGTAGAACTCATCCTTTGAGAAGACTTAAAAAGACCAATGAGAAGAAGAGAACAACCAATCCATTATATAATACCATGTAA